From the genome of Malus domestica chromosome 04, GDT2T_hap1, one region includes:
- the LOC103424981 gene encoding toll/interleukin-1 receptor-like protein has translation MTILQMCCRSLTFSSPSSAAAAAADDNDDDCVEANIPPRREKYDVFINFRGEDTRDGITSHLHAALLQKKIETYIDNRLQKGEEIGPALQEAIEKSTLSVIIFSQNYASSTWCLDELVHILECKKIYGHMVIPVFYDINPSDVRKQHGSYAGAFAQLEKRFKDNIDKVHKWRDALKTAADLSGFDYSNKRGLATMQLRGEILVLARLHGHTLLQVEKFVM, from the exons ATGACTATCTTGCAGATGTGCTGCAGATCGTTAACATTTTCTTCTCCGTCATCTGctgcagctgctgctgctgatgaTAATGATGATGACTGTGTTGAAGCGAATATCCCCCCTCGTCGGGAGAAGTATGATGTGTTTATCAATTTCAGAGGCGAGGACACCCGCGATGGTATTACCAGCCATCTTCATGCTGCCTTACTTCAGAAGAAAATTGAAACCTACATAGATAACAGACTTCAAAAAGGAGAAGAAATCGGACCTGCCCTTCAAGAGGCAATCGAGAAATCCACACTTTCGGTGATCATTTTCTCACAAAACTATGCTTCTTCCACATGGTGTTTGGATGAACTCGTGCATATACTCGAATGCAAGAAAATATATGGTCATATGGTTATACCCGTATTCTACGACATCAATCCATCTGATGTACGAAAGCAACACGGGAGTTATGCGGGTGCATTTGCTCAACTTGAAAAACGTTTCAAGGACAATATTGATAAGGTGCACAAGTGGAGGGATGCTTTGAAGACCGCAGCCGATTTGTCTGGGTTTGATTATTCAAACAAACGCGG CTTAGCTACAATGCAATTGAGAGGGGAGATTTTGGTTTTAGCAAGACTTCATGGCCACACACTGCTGCAGGTCGAAAAATTTGTCATGTAA